One Agrobacterium vaccinii DNA window includes the following coding sequences:
- a CDS encoding molecular chaperone HscC, protein MIVGIDLGTTNSLIGTFENGSPVLFPNASGLTLTPSVVSFDDNGVIVGEAAKDRLVTHPDRSVATFKRWMGTARETRLGGQDFRPEELSSFVLRSLIGDAEAATGHKVTEAVISVPAYFSDSQRQATRLAAEMAGLKVERLINEPTAAALAYGMQDREGESRFLVFDLGGGTFDVSIVEIFDGVVEVHASAGDNFLGGEDFLDLLMNAAAADLKLDLDKIPPSERLQLRRHMELIKRQLSGTQEVALEAKIGARDIRWSIDQARFEVLAEPLLARLRGPLERALLDAKLRPDDLDDIVMVGGASRMSPVIKTVTRLLGRLPLRHVNPDEVVAHGAIVASGLKGRDASLREVILTDVSPYTLGTNISRQDVSGQFQPGYFLPLIPRNSTVPVSREQEFLPVNEAQTTITFGIYQGENPIADKNILLGELKVPIPQAQKTADRGVIARFTYDIDGILQVEARVKATGAHHEIVIERGQTGLSEAEIRERLAKLEAIKVHPREQQENLALMARAERLYEERLEHREMLQNAIMHFNGVLNTQDERQISRFRDDLVRVLTEIDPR, encoded by the coding sequence ATGATCGTCGGTATTGATCTTGGAACGACAAACTCGCTGATCGGGACATTCGAAAACGGAAGCCCTGTCCTGTTTCCCAATGCCAGTGGACTTACCTTGACGCCGTCAGTCGTCAGCTTCGACGACAATGGCGTCATCGTAGGTGAAGCAGCGAAGGACCGGCTCGTCACCCACCCGGATCGCAGTGTTGCTACCTTCAAGCGCTGGATGGGAACAGCGCGCGAAACACGTCTTGGCGGCCAGGATTTTCGACCTGAAGAACTGTCCTCCTTTGTTCTGCGAAGCCTGATTGGCGATGCGGAAGCTGCGACTGGTCATAAAGTCACGGAAGCGGTTATCTCGGTGCCTGCTTATTTTTCCGATAGTCAGCGACAGGCGACCCGCTTGGCAGCCGAGATGGCGGGACTGAAGGTCGAGCGGCTGATCAATGAACCGACAGCAGCGGCGCTCGCATATGGTATGCAAGACAGAGAAGGCGAAAGCCGGTTTCTGGTTTTCGATCTGGGCGGTGGCACGTTCGACGTATCAATTGTCGAGATTTTCGATGGCGTCGTTGAGGTTCATGCCAGTGCCGGCGACAATTTTCTAGGCGGGGAGGATTTTCTCGATCTGCTGATGAATGCGGCCGCAGCGGATCTAAAGCTCGATCTCGATAAAATACCGCCTTCCGAACGCCTGCAACTGCGCCGCCACATGGAATTGATCAAACGACAGCTTTCCGGCACGCAAGAGGTGGCGCTGGAAGCGAAGATCGGCGCTCGCGACATCAGATGGTCGATTGATCAGGCACGGTTTGAAGTTTTGGCCGAACCGCTGCTCGCACGCTTGCGTGGCCCTCTTGAGCGTGCGCTTCTCGATGCTAAATTAAGACCGGATGATCTAGACGACATCGTCATGGTCGGCGGCGCAAGCCGCATGTCACCTGTTATCAAGACTGTGACTCGCCTGCTTGGGCGTTTGCCGCTACGTCACGTCAACCCGGACGAGGTCGTGGCCCACGGTGCCATCGTCGCAAGCGGGCTCAAAGGACGTGATGCCAGTCTGCGGGAAGTGATTCTGACCGATGTCAGCCCATACACTTTGGGCACCAATATCTCACGCCAGGATGTCAGCGGGCAGTTTCAGCCGGGCTATTTCCTACCACTCATCCCGCGCAACAGCACTGTTCCCGTGAGCCGGGAGCAAGAATTCTTGCCGGTCAACGAGGCTCAGACAACGATAACCTTCGGTATCTATCAGGGTGAAAACCCCATCGCAGACAAGAACATCCTGCTCGGTGAGTTGAAGGTTCCTATCCCTCAAGCGCAAAAAACCGCCGACCGCGGGGTCATTGCCCGATTTACCTATGACATCGATGGCATTCTTCAGGTCGAGGCTCGGGTCAAAGCGACAGGCGCTCACCACGAGATCGTCATCGAACGCGGACAGACGGGATTGAGTGAAGCGGAAATCCGCGAACGGCTGGCCAAGCTGGAGGCGATCAAGGTGCACCCGCGTGAGCAGCAGGAAAATCTCGCGCTGATGGCAAGGGCAGAGCGCCTTTATGAGGAAAGACTGGAGCACCGGGAGATGTTGCAAAATGCCATCATGCATTTCAACGGTGTGCTGAACACACAGGACGAAAGGCAGATCTCTCGGTTTCGTGACGATCTGGTCAGAGTTCTCACTGAAATCGATCCGAGATGA